The Nocardia arthritidis genome has a window encoding:
- a CDS encoding adenylate/guanylate cyclase domain-containing protein has protein sequence MSFVIEWTNIRITRLIIWALRARIGLAAVVITANVGGLGVIVIQLWLNGFLGRLGPDWLRAMTFVGIYPVIGFLVGVWLAVRDRTIYFSWMDAGRKPDPEEARRLLRLPLAITIRALALWLPGVIVAAAIFAHLSTDNDPAVTTALFTLGGLESAALTFLIVDRLIRPTIPVVAGVLGATMHWSSSVLARVVVTWAVSGAMPLLMLIVVLADPAAHASDRIRAAIYLAVVGIAVGALATAFLARAVAAPMRTLRRALDRITKGELDVRVPVGSASEVGRLENSVNELAANLRERERMRDVFGRHVGAEVAERALAGGLDLTGDVRVVSALFVDVTGSVALSTGLPPQEFVAKLNRLLAIVVAATEENNGLVNKFEGDAALCIFGAPIALRDNATPALRAARRIRDEVVATGELDIGIGVARGRVFAGDVGSDTRLEYTVIGDAVNEAARLTAEAKEVPRRILVSQAVIDAAAPHERVKWELYRTIPLRGMPVPTQCWTDVDGAARAAIDPVEIHTTTAQSPDSPR, from the coding sequence ATGTCGTTCGTGATCGAGTGGACGAACATCCGGATCACCCGGCTCATCATCTGGGCGCTGCGCGCGCGGATCGGGCTGGCCGCGGTGGTGATCACCGCGAACGTCGGCGGCCTCGGGGTGATCGTCATCCAGCTGTGGCTCAACGGGTTCCTCGGCAGGCTCGGGCCGGACTGGTTGCGCGCCATGACCTTCGTCGGCATCTACCCGGTGATCGGCTTCCTCGTCGGCGTCTGGTTGGCCGTGCGCGACCGCACTATCTATTTCAGTTGGATGGACGCGGGCCGCAAACCCGACCCGGAGGAAGCTCGCCGCCTGCTGCGGTTGCCGCTCGCGATCACCATCAGGGCGCTCGCGCTCTGGTTGCCCGGCGTGATCGTCGCCGCCGCGATCTTCGCGCATCTGAGCACCGACAACGATCCGGCGGTCACCACCGCGCTGTTCACCCTCGGCGGGCTGGAATCGGCGGCGCTCACCTTCCTGATCGTCGACCGGCTGATCCGCCCGACCATCCCGGTGGTGGCCGGGGTGCTCGGCGCGACCATGCACTGGAGTTCGTCGGTGCTGGCGCGGGTGGTCGTCACCTGGGCGGTGTCGGGGGCGATGCCCTTGCTCATGTTGATCGTGGTGCTCGCGGATCCTGCGGCCCACGCGTCCGACCGGATCCGGGCCGCGATCTACCTGGCCGTCGTCGGCATCGCGGTCGGCGCGCTCGCCACCGCGTTCCTGGCCCGCGCGGTGGCAGCGCCGATGCGCACGCTGCGCCGGGCGCTGGACCGGATCACCAAGGGCGAGTTGGATGTTCGGGTGCCGGTCGGCAGCGCGAGCGAGGTCGGGCGGCTGGAGAATTCGGTCAACGAGCTCGCCGCGAACCTGCGCGAGCGGGAGCGGATGCGCGATGTGTTCGGCCGCCACGTCGGGGCCGAGGTGGCCGAGCGGGCGCTCGCGGGTGGGCTGGACCTGACCGGTGACGTCCGGGTGGTTTCAGCGCTGTTCGTCGACGTCACCGGATCGGTCGCGCTCTCGACCGGGCTGCCGCCACAGGAGTTCGTCGCCAAACTCAACCGCCTGCTCGCGATCGTCGTCGCGGCGACCGAGGAGAACAACGGGCTGGTCAACAAGTTCGAGGGCGATGCGGCGCTGTGTATTTTCGGCGCGCCGATCGCTTTGCGGGACAACGCGACTCCCGCACTGCGGGCCGCCCGCCGGATCCGCGACGAGGTGGTGGCCACCGGAGAACTCGATATCGGGATCGGGGTGGCCCGCGGGCGGGTTTTCGCCGGTGACGTCGGCAGCGACACCCGGCTGGAGTACACGGTGATCGGCGACGCGGTGAACGAGGCGGCCCGGCTCACCGCCGAGGCCAAGGAGGTGCCGCGGCGAATCCTGGTGAGCCAGGCGGTAATCGATGCGGCCGCGCCGCACGAACGGGTGAAATGGGAGCTGTACCGGACGATTCCGCTGCGCGGTATGCCGGTGCCGACGCAATGCTGGACCGATGTGGACGGAGCTGCCCGGGCGGCGATCGATCCGGTCGAAATCCATACCACGACAGCGCAATCGCCCGACTCGCCGCGCTGA
- a CDS encoding NUDIX hydrolase — translation MPYTSPVDVFLLLTRADLALLARRRNTGYADGMWNMPSGKLEDGEDVVAAVLREAAEEIGIVLSRNAVRMVTALHYRSPSGRGRVGFVFHAESWPGEPYNREPEKCSELGWFPLDDLPADTEPYTVAGIGLYRSGTHFGLAGWS, via the coding sequence GTGCCATATACGAGCCCGGTAGACGTATTCCTTCTGCTCACCCGCGCCGATCTGGCGCTGCTGGCGCGGCGCAGGAACACCGGCTATGCCGACGGCATGTGGAATATGCCGTCGGGGAAGCTGGAGGACGGTGAGGATGTGGTCGCCGCGGTTCTGCGCGAGGCGGCCGAAGAGATCGGAATCGTCTTGTCCCGCAATGCTGTTCGCATGGTGACGGCGTTGCACTATCGCTCGCCGAGCGGGCGGGGGCGGGTCGGATTCGTCTTCCACGCCGAGAGTTGGCCCGGCGAGCCGTACAACCGGGAGCCCGAGAAGTGTTCGGAGCTCGGCTGGTTCCCGCTCGACGACCTGCCCGCCGACACCGAGCCGTACACCGTCGCCGGTATCGGCCTGTACCGCAGCGGTACACATTTCGGGCTCGCGGGTTGGAGTTGA
- a CDS encoding thioredoxin domain-containing protein has product MNVNQLASATSPYLRQHAGNPVDWRQWDAEALAEAESRDVPILLSVGYASCHWCHVMAHESFEDAATAELMNANFVCVKVDREERPDLDAVYMNATVAMTGQGGWPMTCFLTPGGEPFYCGTYYPKVPRGGMPSFTQLLTAIAETWQTRRDEVHQASAQVTEALRAQAAGLPEAGVTLTAELLDHAVAAVLRDEDPKYGGFGGAPKFPPSALLEGLLRDYERTGKAEVLQAVSRTAEAMARGGIYDQLRGGFARYSVDAAWVVPHFEKMLYDNALLLRGYAHLARRAGSEFAHRIACETAEFLLDDLATGTGGFASALDADTHLEPGRPGVEGATYVWTPAELMGELGPIDGAWAAEVFGVTTGGTFELGTSVLTRYQDPEDAARFQRIRLALRAVRDKRPQPARDDKVVTAWNGMAITALAEAGAALGQQNWIDAAAGCAHFLLAEHVVDGRVRRASLGGVVGVSPGILEDYAWLATGLLALYQATGQTDWLPEAQRLLDKAIHHFADPDAPGSWFDTADDAETLVARPRDPIDGATPAGASALAEALLTASAVSDPENASRYRELADQAIARGAVILARAPRSGGHWLTVAEAALRGPLQVAIATPESATAAVTSVPRLTVVHDATRPATAAELLAVARAVAPGGSVILAAAPDSAPLLTDRPLHDGAPAAYVCRGSVCDLPVSTAEQLRASLTRP; this is encoded by the coding sequence ATGAATGTGAACCAATTAGCAAGTGCGACATCGCCTTACCTGCGTCAACACGCGGGGAACCCGGTGGATTGGCGGCAGTGGGATGCCGAGGCGCTGGCCGAAGCCGAGTCGCGAGACGTGCCGATCCTGCTGTCGGTCGGGTACGCCAGTTGCCACTGGTGCCATGTGATGGCGCACGAGTCGTTCGAGGATGCCGCGACCGCGGAGTTGATGAATGCGAACTTCGTGTGTGTGAAGGTGGATCGGGAGGAGCGGCCGGATCTCGACGCTGTGTACATGAATGCGACGGTCGCGATGACGGGGCAGGGCGGGTGGCCGATGACCTGCTTTTTGACGCCCGGTGGTGAGCCGTTCTACTGCGGCACCTATTACCCGAAGGTGCCGCGGGGCGGGATGCCCTCGTTCACCCAGTTGCTCACCGCGATCGCCGAAACCTGGCAAACGAGGCGCGACGAGGTGCATCAGGCGTCGGCTCAGGTGACCGAGGCGCTGCGGGCGCAGGCGGCGGGGCTGCCGGAGGCGGGGGTCACCCTCACCGCGGAACTGCTCGACCATGCCGTCGCGGCGGTGCTGCGCGACGAGGATCCGAAGTACGGCGGATTCGGTGGTGCGCCGAAGTTTCCGCCGTCGGCGTTGCTGGAGGGTCTGCTGCGGGATTATGAGCGCACCGGCAAAGCCGAAGTGCTGCAGGCGGTTTCGCGGACGGCCGAGGCGATGGCTCGCGGCGGCATCTACGACCAGTTACGGGGCGGCTTCGCCCGCTACTCGGTGGACGCGGCCTGGGTGGTACCGCATTTCGAGAAGATGCTCTACGACAACGCGCTGCTGTTGCGCGGCTACGCCCACCTAGCCCGCCGCGCCGGATCAGAGTTCGCGCACCGGATCGCCTGCGAGACAGCGGAGTTCCTGCTCGACGACCTGGCGACCGGGACGGGCGGTTTCGCCTCGGCACTGGATGCCGACACGCACCTGGAACCGGGGCGGCCCGGTGTCGAGGGCGCGACCTATGTGTGGACGCCCGCCGAACTGATGGGCGAGCTCGGACCTATCGACGGCGCATGGGCCGCAGAGGTTTTCGGTGTGACAACGGGCGGGACCTTCGAACTCGGCACCTCGGTGCTCACCCGGTACCAGGATCCGGAGGACGCCGCGCGCTTCCAGCGAATCCGGTTGGCGTTGCGGGCCGTTCGGGACAAGCGCCCGCAGCCCGCACGCGACGACAAGGTGGTCACCGCGTGGAACGGTATGGCGATCACCGCGCTGGCCGAGGCGGGAGCCGCACTCGGACAACAGAATTGGATCGACGCCGCAGCCGGGTGCGCACACTTCCTGCTGGCCGAGCACGTCGTCGACGGCCGGGTGCGGCGCGCGTCGCTCGGCGGTGTCGTCGGCGTCTCACCGGGCATCCTGGAGGATTACGCCTGGCTCGCCACCGGTCTGCTCGCGCTGTATCAGGCCACCGGGCAGACGGATTGGCTGCCCGAGGCGCAGCGTCTGCTGGACAAGGCGATTCACCATTTCGCCGACCCGGACGCGCCCGGCAGCTGGTTCGACACCGCGGATGACGCGGAGACCCTGGTGGCCCGCCCGCGCGATCCCATCGACGGCGCGACACCCGCGGGCGCGTCGGCGTTGGCCGAGGCCCTGCTGACGGCCTCGGCGGTGAGCGATCCGGAAAACGCTTCCCGCTACCGCGAATTGGCCGATCAGGCCATCGCTCGCGGCGCGGTCATCCTGGCGCGCGCCCCACGGTCGGGCGGCCACTGGCTCACCGTCGCCGAGGCCGCGCTGCGCGGACCGCTGCAGGTGGCCATCGCCACACCCGAATCCGCCACCGCCGCGGTGACTTCGGTTCCCCGTCTGACGGTCGTGCACGACGCGACGCGGCCCGCGACCGCCGCGGAACTGCTCGCCGTCGCCAGGGCCGTCGCACCGGGCGGTTCGGTAATCCTCGCCGCCGCACCGGATTCCGCGCCCCTGCTCACCGACCGCCCATTGCACGACGGCGCACCCGCCGCCTACGTCTGCCGCGGCTCGGTCTGCGATCTACCGGTCTCCACCGCCGAACAACTCCGCGCCTCCCTCACCCGCCCCTAG
- a CDS encoding pyridoxal-dependent decarboxylase has product MTQAQTHPTFPYGPDGKPWSELLTSAGLADHPVTDPRVNPTEVYPNGDGPDPARFQLPVTGLTEQQRRAALDALDDYLEVKRDHFLGYQVNCALDYRTDLARFMDYHINNIGDPYTAGGMKINSKAVEQAVLDYFAALWRAQWPNDPDDGETYWGYMLSMGSTEGNMYALWNARDYLGGKALIVDPSHATSVNSKNEIVPNLAYVQARTPERSPNYYKPIAFFSEDTHYSFTKAVRVLAVDTFSAAGQRDYAGECPITPDGSWPVEVPSHDSGAIDVAKLVSLVEFFAERGHPIMVSLNYGSTFKGAYDNVRLVCEKLYPVFERYGLLERDIEYAPGQHDRRHGFWIHVDGALGAAYLPFLRIAAESPDYEYVPEAPIPEFDFSLEVNGMKMVASIAMSGHKWIGAPWPCGIYMTKVKYQLRPPDSPAYIGSLDTTFAGSRNGFSPLILWDFLAKHSYDAQISLAREAQDLAVYLEGQLEKLASHLGRDLLVARTPLALTVRFRKPNDRIIARYSLSTESLLLKPGDPTSRQDYAHVFTMIGTKREVIDQLIKDLHAPDAFPETEPILMAPLAAAEPLPGVVPIAYQSANQGGFA; this is encoded by the coding sequence ATGACGCAGGCACAGACCCATCCGACCTTCCCCTATGGACCGGATGGCAAACCCTGGTCGGAGCTGTTGACCTCGGCCGGTCTGGCCGACCACCCGGTCACCGATCCGCGGGTGAATCCGACCGAGGTCTACCCGAACGGCGACGGCCCTGACCCGGCGCGGTTCCAGCTGCCCGTCACCGGGCTGACCGAGCAGCAACGGCGTGCGGCGCTCGACGCGCTCGACGACTACCTGGAGGTCAAGCGCGACCACTTCCTGGGCTATCAGGTCAACTGCGCGCTGGACTACCGAACCGATCTCGCGCGGTTCATGGACTACCACATCAACAACATCGGCGATCCTTACACCGCCGGCGGCATGAAGATCAACAGCAAAGCGGTCGAACAGGCGGTGCTCGACTACTTCGCCGCCCTGTGGCGGGCCCAGTGGCCGAATGATCCCGATGACGGGGAAACCTATTGGGGCTACATGCTTTCCATGGGATCCACCGAGGGCAACATGTACGCGCTGTGGAATGCGCGGGACTATCTCGGCGGCAAGGCGCTGATCGTCGACCCGAGCCACGCAACCAGCGTGAACTCGAAGAACGAGATCGTTCCCAACCTCGCCTATGTCCAGGCGAGGACCCCGGAGCGCTCGCCGAACTACTACAAGCCGATCGCGTTCTTCTCCGAGGACACCCACTACTCGTTCACCAAAGCGGTGCGGGTGTTGGCGGTCGACACCTTCTCCGCCGCCGGCCAGCGCGACTATGCGGGCGAGTGCCCGATCACCCCGGATGGCTCGTGGCCGGTCGAGGTCCCATCCCACGACAGCGGCGCGATCGACGTGGCCAAGCTCGTCTCGCTGGTGGAGTTCTTCGCCGAGCGCGGGCATCCGATCATGGTCAGCCTCAACTACGGCAGCACCTTCAAGGGCGCGTACGACAACGTCCGACTGGTCTGCGAGAAGCTGTATCCCGTCTTCGAGCGATACGGTCTTTTGGAGCGGGATATCGAATACGCACCGGGACAGCACGACCGGCGGCACGGGTTCTGGATCCACGTCGACGGCGCCCTCGGTGCCGCCTACCTGCCGTTCCTGCGAATTGCCGCGGAAAGCCCGGACTACGAATACGTGCCGGAGGCCCCGATTCCGGAGTTCGACTTCTCCCTCGAGGTCAACGGTATGAAGATGGTGGCGTCGATCGCGATGAGCGGGCACAAGTGGATCGGTGCGCCGTGGCCGTGCGGTATCTACATGACCAAGGTGAAATACCAACTGCGGCCACCGGATTCGCCGGCCTACATCGGTTCGCTGGATACGACGTTCGCCGGTTCCCGCAATGGGTTCTCCCCACTGATTCTGTGGGACTTCCTGGCCAAACACTCCTACGACGCGCAGATCTCCCTGGCCCGCGAGGCTCAGGACCTCGCGGTCTACCTCGAAGGCCAGCTCGAGAAGCTGGCAAGCCACCTCGGGCGGGACCTGTTGGTGGCGCGTACTCCACTGGCTCTCACCGTGCGGTTCCGCAAACCCAACGACCGGATCATCGCGCGGTATTCGTTGTCCACCGAGTCATTGCTGCTCAAACCCGGAGACCCGACGAGCCGACAGGACTACGCGCATGTGTTCACGATGATCGGCACCAAGCGCGAGGTGATCGACCAGCTGATCAAGGATCTGCACGCCCCGGATGCCTTCCCGGAGACCGAACCGATCCTCATGGCACCTCTCGCGGCGGCGGAGCCGCTGCCCGGCGTCGTCCCGATCGCGTACCAATCGGCCAATCAAGGCGGATTCGCCTAG
- a CDS encoding DJ-1/PfpI family protein: protein MHIVIPLFPRYTTLDAIGPYEVLRFIPDAEITFAAAETDPVPADSGALAITHTTPLNEIETCDIVVVPGGPGSRAENKQLVAWLSMIHPKSRWTTSVCTGALVLGSAGLLKGLDAATHWNPKVVQRLEELGARYVTDRVVFDDEHRIVTSAGVSAGIDMALALAARITDQVTAEAIQLAIQYDPQPPFDSGSPDKATENVRQRALELLGSKTT from the coding sequence ATGCACATCGTCATTCCGCTCTTTCCCCGCTACACCACACTCGACGCAATCGGCCCGTACGAGGTGCTCCGCTTCATCCCCGATGCCGAGATCACCTTCGCCGCAGCGGAAACCGACCCGGTCCCCGCCGACAGCGGTGCCCTGGCGATCACTCACACCACCCCGCTCAACGAGATCGAAACCTGTGACATCGTGGTTGTCCCGGGAGGCCCTGGCTCCCGAGCAGAGAACAAGCAGTTGGTTGCCTGGCTGAGCATGATCCACCCGAAATCCCGGTGGACGACCTCGGTGTGCACCGGTGCCCTGGTACTCGGTTCGGCCGGTCTACTCAAAGGACTGGACGCGGCAACTCACTGGAACCCCAAAGTGGTGCAACGCCTGGAGGAACTCGGCGCGCGATACGTCACCGACCGCGTCGTCTTCGACGACGAGCACCGGATCGTCACCTCGGCCGGTGTCTCGGCCGGAATCGACATGGCACTCGCCCTGGCCGCTCGGATCACGGACCAGGTGACCGCCGAGGCAATCCAGCTCGCGATCCAGTACGACCCGCAACCGCCGTTCGACAGTGGTTCCCCGGACAAGGCCACCGAGAACGTCAGGCAGCGCGCCCTCGAACTCCTCGGTTCGAAAACCACCTAA
- a CDS encoding ABC transporter permease has translation MNTATDVPASRWSAVAGTVVLLTAIVGVLLIAFAWPSVRSSVHDVPIAVAGPPTAVTRIRTALEQRVPGGFEITAVADTAAAEKLIGDRRVYGAIDLSSGAPQVIVASAASTAVAQTLQAMATGLGQAGGTPVAVRDLAALPATDPRGAGLSAGALPLVMGGLLAAVLLTRLVHGTAQRAIGAVAFAVTGGLTVAAVLQFWLGSLSGSYAANAGAVGLSIAATSLTVLGLESLLGYAGIGIGAVIMMLVGNPLSGTATAPEMLPGWSGALGQLLPPGAGGRLLRSTAFFDGRGATHALFVLTAWVTLGAILCLVGGLRSARPGADGGRLRTSGRQSAAVAHLHRGR, from the coding sequence ATGAATACCGCCACCGATGTACCCGCGTCCCGATGGTCGGCGGTGGCAGGAACGGTCGTCCTGCTCACGGCGATCGTCGGTGTCCTGCTTATCGCCTTCGCCTGGCCTTCGGTGCGGTCATCGGTGCACGATGTGCCGATCGCGGTCGCGGGGCCGCCCACCGCCGTCACTCGGATTCGCACCGCATTGGAACAACGGGTGCCGGGCGGGTTCGAGATAACGGCCGTAGCCGACACCGCGGCGGCCGAGAAACTCATCGGTGATCGGCGCGTGTACGGGGCGATCGACCTCAGTTCCGGTGCCCCGCAGGTCATTGTCGCCTCCGCCGCGAGCACCGCGGTCGCGCAGACCCTGCAGGCCATGGCGACCGGCCTCGGCCAGGCGGGCGGCACGCCGGTCGCTGTCCGTGATCTCGCGGCCCTGCCCGCCACCGATCCCCGTGGTGCCGGACTGTCCGCGGGCGCGCTGCCTCTGGTCATGGGCGGTCTGCTGGCCGCGGTGCTGTTGACCAGGCTCGTCCACGGCACCGCCCAACGGGCTATCGGCGCAGTCGCTTTCGCGGTCACCGGCGGTCTGACGGTTGCCGCGGTCCTGCAATTCTGGCTGGGCTCACTGAGCGGGTCCTACGCGGCCAATGCCGGTGCTGTCGGCCTGTCCATCGCGGCGACATCGCTGACCGTTCTCGGGTTGGAATCATTGCTCGGATACGCCGGAATCGGGATCGGTGCCGTGATCATGATGCTTGTCGGCAACCCCCTTTCGGGTACCGCGACCGCACCGGAGATGCTGCCCGGATGGTCCGGCGCGCTCGGCCAACTGCTGCCGCCCGGGGCCGGAGGCCGACTGCTCCGGTCGACCGCCTTCTTCGACGGACGCGGCGCGACCCACGCCCTGTTCGTGCTGACCGCATGGGTCACGCTCGGCGCAATATTATGCCTCGTCGGCGGATTGCGATCTGCTCGACCGGGCGCCGACGGCGGCCGCTTGCGCACCTCCGGGCGGCAATCCGCGGCCGTGGCGCATTTACATCGTGGCCGGTGA
- a CDS encoding RNA polymerase sigma-70 factor, protein MDHTTVEATEVFVAHRKLLFTVAYEMLGSVADVDDVLQETWLRWVGVDAAHVDDPRAYLVRITTRQALNRLRSMKRRRESYVGSWLPEPLLTTPDVAADAELSESVSMALLLVLETLTPTERAVFVLREAFGIGYDEIAAAVGKTPAAVHQIAHRARRHVEARRPRRIVTTREAEVALQAFRQALETRNLQGLLDVLASDVVAISDGGGIKQATPRPIIGADKVARFIVGGLTKKDVALAAEPTAVNGGPALALHVDGELDGVIALSVADGRITGLYYVRNPQKLTHIDTETPLTLR, encoded by the coding sequence ATGGACCACACCACCGTCGAGGCGACGGAAGTATTTGTCGCGCATCGCAAGCTGCTGTTCACCGTCGCCTACGAGATGCTCGGTTCGGTGGCCGATGTCGACGACGTCCTGCAGGAGACCTGGCTGCGCTGGGTCGGTGTCGATGCGGCGCACGTCGACGATCCACGCGCCTATTTGGTTCGGATCACCACCCGGCAGGCGCTCAACCGGCTGCGCTCGATGAAGCGCCGCCGGGAGTCGTATGTGGGTTCGTGGCTGCCGGAACCACTGCTCACCACGCCCGATGTGGCCGCCGATGCCGAACTTTCCGAAAGCGTTTCGATGGCACTGCTGCTCGTGCTCGAGACACTGACCCCGACCGAACGAGCCGTGTTCGTGCTGCGGGAGGCATTCGGGATCGGCTACGACGAAATCGCGGCGGCGGTCGGCAAGACGCCCGCCGCCGTACACCAGATCGCCCACCGGGCGCGCCGCCACGTCGAGGCGCGCCGCCCGCGCCGCATAGTGACCACGCGAGAGGCCGAAGTGGCGCTCCAAGCCTTCCGGCAGGCGCTCGAGACCCGGAATCTGCAGGGCCTGCTCGACGTGCTCGCCTCCGACGTGGTGGCGATCAGCGACGGCGGCGGGATCAAACAGGCCACGCCACGGCCGATCATCGGCGCGGACAAGGTGGCTCGCTTCATTGTCGGCGGCCTCACCAAGAAGGACGTCGCGCTCGCCGCTGAGCCGACCGCGGTCAATGGTGGCCCGGCCCTGGCCCTGCACGTCGACGGCGAACTCGACGGTGTCATCGCGTTGAGCGTCGCAGACGGCCGCATCACCGGCCTCTACTACGTCCGCAATCCCCAGAAGCTGACCCACATCGACACCGAGACCCCGCTCACCCTGCGATGA